The Onthophagus taurus isolate NC chromosome 2, IU_Otau_3.0, whole genome shotgun sequence genome includes a window with the following:
- the LOC111426873 gene encoding G-protein coupled receptor Mth2-like isoform X12 encodes MKLLAFLLFLLSITWLANANGPCEFELSVNLNNSVYDQIAKAYKLDSVVYTKDNVFTDEYGVLRGCPCNFRPCIRKCCGNSQELNKNKTCVESETEKNLIGDLVRDFGLDSKIHYVLVHNFSLCKQTRKFSLTKSDNFSITETGKLKWSKEFSQLTYCLDYFIPKILNQPIAVVCNEDQEKQVYYGGMIISMPFLIATFLVYALLPDKNLPAKSLMCYVLSLLFAYIMLVTIQLNSNLEHGACVTIAYLCYFFFMVSFFWMNSSCIDIWLTFSGIKGITGQRTQERKRFIYYCLYSWGLPLIMTSIVVVMTMEHLKDSIFFTAIGDGQCWFKNGLSTGIYFYFPIAILLITNIVLFAITALKIRNVQRDTKVLNAKDSSKHEKDKQRIDEYNSEPCYLIEPVKNRGMQVYDFLDVDNSCLGFNLYIKLLFAMGVNWSMEVISWLVQWQSNNVPTYIWYITDFCNAMYGVLIFFIFVFKKNIWIMLKKRYLQIMGRSTRAHSMGTSTHRTTLFTAISLQSIPGAGLLTKMHSTPNDNRNELRPPKIH; translated from the exons atgaaactactcgctttccttttatttttactgTCAATCACGTGGTTGGCAAATGCAAACGGACCGTGTGAATTTGAATTAAGCgtgaatttaaataattcggTGTACGATCAAATCGCTAAAGCGTACAAGTTGGACAGCGTGGTTTACACAAAAGACAACGTGTTTACTGATGAATATGGTGTGTTGCGAGGATGCCCGTGCAACTTCCGGCCGTGTATTCGAAAGTGTTGCGGGAATTCCCAAGAGCTTAATAAGAACAAAACTTGCGTTGAAAGTGAAACGGAAAAAAACCTTATTGGAGATTTGGTTCGTGACTTTGGTTTAGATTCGAAGATCCATTACGTTCTTGTACATAACTTTAGTCTGTGTAAgcaaacaagaaaattttcgtTAACTAAAAGTGATAACTTCAGTATAACTGAAActggaaaattaaaatggtcCAAAGAATTTTCGCAGCTTACCTATTGTTTGGattattttattccaaagATTCTAAATCAACCAATAGCTGTTGTATGCAACGAAGATCAGGAAAAACAAGTTTATTATGGAG gAATGATAATATCGATGCCATTTTTGATCGCAACATTCCTAGTTTACGCACTTCTTCCAGACAAAAATCTCCCGGCGAAATCATTAATGTGCTACgttttatctttattgtttGCTTATATAATGTTGGtaacaattcaattaaattcaaatttggagCATGGTGCATGTGTTACAATTG cTTACTTATGCTACTTCTTCTTCATGGTATCATTCTTTTGGATGAATTCGAGTTGTATCGATATTTGGTTAACCTTCAG cGGAATAAAAGGCATAACCGGACAAAGAACTCAAGaaagaaaacgttttatttattattgtttatattcATGGGGTTTACCATTGATTATGACGTCAATTGTCGTAGTGATGACAATGGAGCATTTGAAAGATAGCATTTTCTTCACCGCAATCGGAGACGGTCAATGTTGGTTTAAAA ATGGACTCTCAACCGGAATTTACTTTTACTTTCCCATAGCCATTCTTTTAATAACCAACATAGTATTATTTGCGATAAccgctttaaaaattcgcaacGTACAACGCgatacaaaagttttaaatgCCAAAGACAGTTCGAAACACGAAAAGGACAAACAAAG GATTGACGAATACAATAGCGAACCCTGCTATTTAATTGAACCAGTAAAGAACCGTGGCATGCAAGTGTACGATTTTTTGGACGTGGACAATAGCTGTTTAGG atttaacttatacataaaacttttGTTTGCAATGGGTGTAAATTGGTCAATGGAAGTTATTTCATGGTTAGTTCAATGGCAATCAAACAATGTTCCAACTTACATTTGGTACATAACCGATTTTTGCAATGCAATGTATGGAGTACTGATCTTTTTCATCTTTGTTTTCAAGAAGAATATATGGATAATGTTAAAGAAACG atacTTACAAATTATGGGAAGATCAACTCGAGCACACAGCATGGGTACCTCTACACATCGAACTACT CTCTTTACAGCAATTAGTCTACAATCAATTCCAGGTGCAggattattaacaaaaatgcaCTCAACGCCCAACGATAACCGTAACGAACTGCGTCCTCCGAAGATACATTAA
- the LOC111426873 gene encoding G-protein coupled receptor Mth2-like isoform X15, which translates to MFFKVLIFVVQLSLINRVNSVDIAEGSEISDNILDDSQKYTQYLIKDGHPEGYICPLGECLRKCCPIGKGIVENECVEIKSEQNDTFFGLIETRYNSTEVYVIEEKIVCNGSIEYVQLPNFNDTNSSSLVYCVDYFPDIHSLGSLMCDESPLEKSILNTGMIISMPFLIATFLVYALLPDKNLPAKSLMCYVLSLLFAYIMLVTIQLNSNLEHGACVTIAYLCYFFFMVSFFWMNSSCIDIWLTFSGIKGITGQRTQERKRFIYYCLYSWGLPLIMTSIVVVMTMEHLKDSIFFTAIGDGQCWFKNGLSTGIYFYFPIAILLITNIVLFAITALKIRNVQRDTKVLNAKDSSKHEKDKQRIDEYNSEPCYLIEPVKNRGMQVYDFLDVDNSCLGFNLYIKLLFAMGVNWSMEVISWLVQWQSNNVPTYIWYITDFCNAMYGVLIFFIFVFKKNIWIMLKKRYLQIMGRSTRAHSMGTSTHRTTLFTAISLQSIPGAGLLTKMHSTPNDNRNELRPPKIH; encoded by the exons atgttttttaaagttttaatcttCGTGGTAcaattatctttaattaatcGTGTTAATTCGGTTGATATAGCCGAAGGAAGCGAAATAAGTGATAACATTTTAGATGATTCTCAAAAATATActcaatatttaattaaagatgGGCATCCCGAAGGGTACATATGTCCTTTAGGGGAatgtttaagaaaatgttgtcCGATTGGTAAAGGTATTGTTGAAAATGAATgtgttgaaattaaaagtgaaCAAAATGATACGTTTTTTGGTTTGATTGAAACGAGATATAACTCTACGGAGGTTTAtgtaatagaagaaaaaattgtttgtaatggaTCTATTGAATACGTTCAACTTCCGAATTTTAACGACACTAATTCGAGTTCTTTGGTATATTGTGTGGATTATTTTCCTGATATTCATAGTTTAGGAAGTTTAATGTGTGATGAATCACCTCTAGAAAAATCTATTCTTAATACAG gAATGATAATATCGATGCCATTTTTGATCGCAACATTCCTAGTTTACGCACTTCTTCCAGACAAAAATCTCCCGGCGAAATCATTAATGTGCTACgttttatctttattgtttGCTTATATAATGTTGGtaacaattcaattaaattcaaatttggagCATGGTGCATGTGTTACAATTG cTTACTTATGCTACTTCTTCTTCATGGTATCATTCTTTTGGATGAATTCGAGTTGTATCGATATTTGGTTAACCTTCAG cGGAATAAAAGGCATAACCGGACAAAGAACTCAAGaaagaaaacgttttatttattattgtttatattcATGGGGTTTACCATTGATTATGACGTCAATTGTCGTAGTGATGACAATGGAGCATTTGAAAGATAGCATTTTCTTCACCGCAATCGGAGACGGTCAATGTTGGTTTAAAA ATGGACTCTCAACCGGAATTTACTTTTACTTTCCCATAGCCATTCTTTTAATAACCAACATAGTATTATTTGCGATAAccgctttaaaaattcgcaacGTACAACGCgatacaaaagttttaaatgCCAAAGACAGTTCGAAACACGAAAAGGACAAACAAAG GATTGACGAATACAATAGCGAACCCTGCTATTTAATTGAACCAGTAAAGAACCGTGGCATGCAAGTGTACGATTTTTTGGACGTGGACAATAGCTGTTTAGG atttaacttatacataaaacttttGTTTGCAATGGGTGTAAATTGGTCAATGGAAGTTATTTCATGGTTAGTTCAATGGCAATCAAACAATGTTCCAACTTACATTTGGTACATAACCGATTTTTGCAATGCAATGTATGGAGTACTGATCTTTTTCATCTTTGTTTTCAAGAAGAATATATGGATAATGTTAAAGAAACG atacTTACAAATTATGGGAAGATCAACTCGAGCACACAGCATGGGTACCTCTACACATCGAACTACT CTCTTTACAGCAATTAGTCTACAATCAATTCCAGGTGCAggattattaacaaaaatgcaCTCAACGCCCAACGATAACCGTAACGAACTGCGTCCTCCGAAGATACATTAA
- the LOC111426873 gene encoding G-protein coupled receptor Mth2-like isoform X6: protein MSRIGTQFFSTIINYYVIATLLFTKFIYGKNCTYNFSIDITNGALNDVNKEITHNGIVYTRENYYRDEDGGEKIIGCICDAKPCIRKCCGENERFVNRTCTVSENVTNLQNIFGSFSVVYDKLLCKYPRTRYLIESRDYTITSSGFIKQDSKQKPISPEFYCLEFILSNDYPDSLLCAEPTTAVQSYYSMGMIISMPFLIATFLVYALLPDKNLPAKSLMCYVLSLLFAYIMLVTIQLNSNLEHGACVTIAYLCYFFFMVSFFWMNSSCIDIWLTFSGIKGITGQRTQERKRFIYYCLYSWGLPLIMTSIVVVMTMEHLKDSIFFTAIGDGQCWFKNGLSTGIYFYFPIAILLITNIVLFAITALKIRNVQRDTKVLNAKDSSKHEKDKQRIDEYNSEPCYLIEPVKNRGMQVYDFLDVDNSCLGFNLYIKLLFAMGVNWSMEVISWLVQWQSNNVPTYIWYITDFCNAMYGVLIFFIFVFKKNIWIMLKKRYLQIMGRSTRAHSMGTSTHRTTLFTAISLQSIPGAGLLTKMHSTPNDNRNELRPPKIH from the exons ATGTCGCGAATCGGTACTCAATTTTTTTCCACAATAATCAATTATTACGTTATTGCAACactattatttacaaaatttatttacggAAAAAATTGTACTTACAACTTTTCTATTGACATAACTAACGGCGCCTTAAATGACGTTAACAAAGAAATTACTCACAACGGAATTGTATATACCCGCGAAAATTATTACCGTGATGAAGATGGAGGTGAAAAAATCATCGGTTGCATTTGTGATGCGAAACCTTGTATAAGAAAATGTTGCGGTGAAAACGAGAGGTTCGTGAATCGAACTTGTACGGTGTCggaaaatgttacaaatttgcaaaacattttcggATCGTTTTCCGTCGTTTACGATAAATTACTGTGCAAATACCCACGTACAAGATACTTGATCGAGAGTAGAGATTATACTATCACTTCTTCGGGATTTATAAAACAAGATTCAAAACAAAAACCGATCAGTCCTGAATTTTATTGTTTGGAATTTATTTTGTCAAATGATTATCCGGATAGTTTACTTTGTGCTGAACCAACCACTGCAGTCCAAAGCTATTATTCTATGG gAATGATAATATCGATGCCATTTTTGATCGCAACATTCCTAGTTTACGCACTTCTTCCAGACAAAAATCTCCCGGCGAAATCATTAATGTGCTACgttttatctttattgtttGCTTATATAATGTTGGtaacaattcaattaaattcaaatttggagCATGGTGCATGTGTTACAATTG cTTACTTATGCTACTTCTTCTTCATGGTATCATTCTTTTGGATGAATTCGAGTTGTATCGATATTTGGTTAACCTTCAG cGGAATAAAAGGCATAACCGGACAAAGAACTCAAGaaagaaaacgttttatttattattgtttatattcATGGGGTTTACCATTGATTATGACGTCAATTGTCGTAGTGATGACAATGGAGCATTTGAAAGATAGCATTTTCTTCACCGCAATCGGAGACGGTCAATGTTGGTTTAAAA ATGGACTCTCAACCGGAATTTACTTTTACTTTCCCATAGCCATTCTTTTAATAACCAACATAGTATTATTTGCGATAAccgctttaaaaattcgcaacGTACAACGCgatacaaaagttttaaatgCCAAAGACAGTTCGAAACACGAAAAGGACAAACAAAG GATTGACGAATACAATAGCGAACCCTGCTATTTAATTGAACCAGTAAAGAACCGTGGCATGCAAGTGTACGATTTTTTGGACGTGGACAATAGCTGTTTAGG atttaacttatacataaaacttttGTTTGCAATGGGTGTAAATTGGTCAATGGAAGTTATTTCATGGTTAGTTCAATGGCAATCAAACAATGTTCCAACTTACATTTGGTACATAACCGATTTTTGCAATGCAATGTATGGAGTACTGATCTTTTTCATCTTTGTTTTCAAGAAGAATATATGGATAATGTTAAAGAAACG atacTTACAAATTATGGGAAGATCAACTCGAGCACACAGCATGGGTACCTCTACACATCGAACTACT CTCTTTACAGCAATTAGTCTACAATCAATTCCAGGTGCAggattattaacaaaaatgcaCTCAACGCCCAACGATAACCGTAACGAACTGCGTCCTCCGAAGATACATTAA
- the LOC111426873 gene encoding G-protein coupled receptor Mth2-like isoform X5: MFALTVIIARLFLLVNLVLHVSSGQEDKTFPCDGQPTLDLSDSEINIYNEIIKDGIVFNETNYVKYFNGTILGCVCRIMDCVYKCCPFGYNMFNLTNCVESDHFNIDELYRFANSQLNLSHLHIVHKPIDCLDLDTARFIINVGPNGIRTIVIDDIRGFEEDRESFCVDYFEDENRFAGVVCVEGEGNFNVHTTGMIISMPFLIATFLVYALLPDKNLPAKSLMCYVLSLLFAYIMLVTIQLNSNLEHGACVTIAYLCYFFFMVSFFWMNSSCIDIWLTFSGIKGITGQRTQERKRFIYYCLYSWGLPLIMTSIVVVMTMEHLKDSIFFTAIGDGQCWFKNGLSTGIYFYFPIAILLITNIVLFAITALKIRNVQRDTKVLNAKDSSKHEKDKQRIDEYNSEPCYLIEPVKNRGMQVYDFLDVDNSCLGFNLYIKLLFAMGVNWSMEVISWLVQWQSNNVPTYIWYITDFCNAMYGVLIFFIFVFKKNIWIMLKKRYLQIMGRSTRAHSMGTSTHRTTLFTAISLQSIPGAGLLTKMHSTPNDNRNELRPPKIH; the protein is encoded by the exons ATGTTCGCGTTAACAGTTATTATTGCTCGATTGTTTTTATTAGTAAACTTAGTCTTGCACGTTTCTTCCGGCCAAGAAGACAAAACTTTCCCTTGTGACGGCCAACCAACTTTAGACCTAAGTGATAGTGAAATCAACATTTACAACGAAATCATTAAAGACGGAAtcgtttttaatgaaaccaaTTACGTCAAGTACTTTAACGGCACGATATTGGGTTGCGTTTGTCGCATCATGGATTGCGTTTATAAATGTTGTCCGTTCGGTTACAACATGTTCAATTTAACCAATTGCGTTGAAAGTGATCATTTCAATATAGACGAATTATATCGATTTGCAAACAGTCAATTAAATTTGAGTCATCTTCACATTGTGCATAAACCCATTGACTGTTTGGATCTTGATACCGCAAGATTTATCATTAATGTTGGACCAAATGGAATTCGGACGATCGTTATTGATGATATTCGAGGATTTGAGGAGGATCGCGAATCGTTTTGTGTTGATTATTTCGAAGATGAAAATAGATTTGCTGGAGTTGTTTGTGTGGAAGGTGAAGGAAATTTTAATGTGCATACTACag gAATGATAATATCGATGCCATTTTTGATCGCAACATTCCTAGTTTACGCACTTCTTCCAGACAAAAATCTCCCGGCGAAATCATTAATGTGCTACgttttatctttattgtttGCTTATATAATGTTGGtaacaattcaattaaattcaaatttggagCATGGTGCATGTGTTACAATTG cTTACTTATGCTACTTCTTCTTCATGGTATCATTCTTTTGGATGAATTCGAGTTGTATCGATATTTGGTTAACCTTCAG cGGAATAAAAGGCATAACCGGACAAAGAACTCAAGaaagaaaacgttttatttattattgtttatattcATGGGGTTTACCATTGATTATGACGTCAATTGTCGTAGTGATGACAATGGAGCATTTGAAAGATAGCATTTTCTTCACCGCAATCGGAGACGGTCAATGTTGGTTTAAAA ATGGACTCTCAACCGGAATTTACTTTTACTTTCCCATAGCCATTCTTTTAATAACCAACATAGTATTATTTGCGATAAccgctttaaaaattcgcaacGTACAACGCgatacaaaagttttaaatgCCAAAGACAGTTCGAAACACGAAAAGGACAAACAAAG GATTGACGAATACAATAGCGAACCCTGCTATTTAATTGAACCAGTAAAGAACCGTGGCATGCAAGTGTACGATTTTTTGGACGTGGACAATAGCTGTTTAGG atttaacttatacataaaacttttGTTTGCAATGGGTGTAAATTGGTCAATGGAAGTTATTTCATGGTTAGTTCAATGGCAATCAAACAATGTTCCAACTTACATTTGGTACATAACCGATTTTTGCAATGCAATGTATGGAGTACTGATCTTTTTCATCTTTGTTTTCAAGAAGAATATATGGATAATGTTAAAGAAACG atacTTACAAATTATGGGAAGATCAACTCGAGCACACAGCATGGGTACCTCTACACATCGAACTACT CTCTTTACAGCAATTAGTCTACAATCAATTCCAGGTGCAggattattaacaaaaatgcaCTCAACGCCCAACGATAACCGTAACGAACTGCGTCCTCCGAAGATACATTAA
- the LOC111426873 gene encoding G-protein coupled receptor Mth2-like isoform X3, protein MFQKIIFVILYLFIKFTNHVSSDTQSCNNNNQFTINISDGYQNDSEIIHNNLVYTSDNYFKTEDGNVFGCICNIITCYYKCCGKNERVTAIEDSLKCSPSISDVYTHNKLEKFLMEQFKLDETYIIYKRLSCLPKEMDNNRHIINVPKNNDEKSDFQYIVMDDLSGFEDKPESFCVDYFENDNIRGLLCHKESEQGGYIVANTGMIISMPFLIATFLVYALLPDKNLPAKSLMCYVLSLLFAYIMLVTIQLNSNLEHGACVTIAYLCYFFFMVSFFWMNSSCIDIWLTFSGIKGITGQRTQERKRFIYYCLYSWGLPLIMTSIVVVMTMEHLKDSIFFTAIGDGQCWFKNGLSTGIYFYFPIAILLITNIVLFAITALKIRNVQRDTKVLNAKDSSKHEKDKQRIDEYNSEPCYLIEPVKNRGMQVYDFLDVDNSCLGFNLYIKLLFAMGVNWSMEVISWLVQWQSNNVPTYIWYITDFCNAMYGVLIFFIFVFKKNIWIMLKKRYLQIMGRSTRAHSMGTSTHRTTLFTAISLQSIPGAGLLTKMHSTPNDNRNELRPPKIH, encoded by the exons atgtttcaaaaaataattttcgttattttatacCTTTTTATAAAGTTCACAAACCACGTTTCCAGTGATACTCAATcctgtaataataataatcagtttacaataaatataagcGACGGTTATCAAAACGACAGcgaaattattcataataatttagtaTACACATCGGATAATTACTTTAAAACTGAAGATGGGAATGTTTTCGGGTGtatttgtaatataataaCATGTTATTATAAGTGTTGTGGAAAAAATGAACGTGTTACTGCAATTGAGGATAGTTTAAAGTGTTCTCCTTCGATAAGTGATGTTTACACTCACAACAAATTGGAGAAATTCCTAATGGAACAGTTCAAATTAGATGAAACGTACATTATTTATAAGCGTTTGTCTTGTTTACCAAAAGAAATGGATAATAATCGACATATTATAAACGTGCCGAAAAATAACGACGAGAAAAGTGATTTTCAATATATTGTTATGGATGACTTGAGTGGATTCGAAGATAAACCCGAGAGTTTCTGTgttgattattttgaaaatgataatattcgTGGTTTACTATGTCATAAAGAAAGCGAACAAGGAGGTTATATTGTTGCTAATACAG gAATGATAATATCGATGCCATTTTTGATCGCAACATTCCTAGTTTACGCACTTCTTCCAGACAAAAATCTCCCGGCGAAATCATTAATGTGCTACgttttatctttattgtttGCTTATATAATGTTGGtaacaattcaattaaattcaaatttggagCATGGTGCATGTGTTACAATTG cTTACTTATGCTACTTCTTCTTCATGGTATCATTCTTTTGGATGAATTCGAGTTGTATCGATATTTGGTTAACCTTCAG cGGAATAAAAGGCATAACCGGACAAAGAACTCAAGaaagaaaacgttttatttattattgtttatattcATGGGGTTTACCATTGATTATGACGTCAATTGTCGTAGTGATGACAATGGAGCATTTGAAAGATAGCATTTTCTTCACCGCAATCGGAGACGGTCAATGTTGGTTTAAAA ATGGACTCTCAACCGGAATTTACTTTTACTTTCCCATAGCCATTCTTTTAATAACCAACATAGTATTATTTGCGATAAccgctttaaaaattcgcaacGTACAACGCgatacaaaagttttaaatgCCAAAGACAGTTCGAAACACGAAAAGGACAAACAAAG GATTGACGAATACAATAGCGAACCCTGCTATTTAATTGAACCAGTAAAGAACCGTGGCATGCAAGTGTACGATTTTTTGGACGTGGACAATAGCTGTTTAGG atttaacttatacataaaacttttGTTTGCAATGGGTGTAAATTGGTCAATGGAAGTTATTTCATGGTTAGTTCAATGGCAATCAAACAATGTTCCAACTTACATTTGGTACATAACCGATTTTTGCAATGCAATGTATGGAGTACTGATCTTTTTCATCTTTGTTTTCAAGAAGAATATATGGATAATGTTAAAGAAACG atacTTACAAATTATGGGAAGATCAACTCGAGCACACAGCATGGGTACCTCTACACATCGAACTACT CTCTTTACAGCAATTAGTCTACAATCAATTCCAGGTGCAggattattaacaaaaatgcaCTCAACGCCCAACGATAACCGTAACGAACTGCGTCCTCCGAAGATACATTAA
- the LOC111426873 gene encoding G-protein coupled receptor Mth2-like isoform X9 yields MIKILLLSFPVIHLVIGFKNQCNVNVSVDITNSEHLHNEDRLYNNITFNPKTYFEDVKTGRIYGCLCDFKKCVRKCCGVDEILNVKTKICEFNESYSDILQILNHFEYFQTEVHIIPKTLLCKNGKQRRILPSKDVVFTPDGKLLYKNIAIDIENYCLEYIKSADKPDALLCLNSNGNTKEIPHYLSIGMIISMPFLIATFLVYALLPDKNLPAKSLMCYVLSLLFAYIMLVTIQLNSNLEHGACVTIAYLCYFFFMVSFFWMNSSCIDIWLTFSGIKGITGQRTQERKRFIYYCLYSWGLPLIMTSIVVVMTMEHLKDSIFFTAIGDGQCWFKNGLSTGIYFYFPIAILLITNIVLFAITALKIRNVQRDTKVLNAKDSSKHEKDKQRIDEYNSEPCYLIEPVKNRGMQVYDFLDVDNSCLGFNLYIKLLFAMGVNWSMEVISWLVQWQSNNVPTYIWYITDFCNAMYGVLIFFIFVFKKNIWIMLKKRYLQIMGRSTRAHSMGTSTHRTTLFTAISLQSIPGAGLLTKMHSTPNDNRNELRPPKIH; encoded by the exons ATGATTAAAATACTTTTGCTAAGTTTTCCTGTTATTCACCTCGtaattggttttaaaaatCAGTGTAATGTAAATGTAAGTGTTGATATAACAAATAGTGAACATCTTCATAATGAAGACAGACTATACAATAACATCACGTTTAAcccaaaaacttattttgaGGATGTGAAAACCGGAAGGATTTACGGATGTTTATGTGATTTTAAGAAATGTGTAAGAAAATGTTGTGGTGTGGATGAAATTCTTAAcgtaaaaacgaaaatttgtGAATTTAACGAGAGTTATTCagatattttacaaattttaaatcacttCGAGTACTTTCAAACTGAGGTCCATATCATTCCAAAAACGTTATTGTGCAAAAATGGAAAACAAAGGCGTATTTTACCGTCGAAAGATGTTGTTTTCACTCCGGATGGTAAACTTTTATACAAGAATATTGCCattgatattgaaaattattgtttgGAATACATTAAATCGGCCGATAAACCGGATGCTTTACTTTGTCTCAATTCAAATGGTAACACCAAGGAAATCCCACATTATTTAAGCAtag gAATGATAATATCGATGCCATTTTTGATCGCAACATTCCTAGTTTACGCACTTCTTCCAGACAAAAATCTCCCGGCGAAATCATTAATGTGCTACgttttatctttattgtttGCTTATATAATGTTGGtaacaattcaattaaattcaaatttggagCATGGTGCATGTGTTACAATTG cTTACTTATGCTACTTCTTCTTCATGGTATCATTCTTTTGGATGAATTCGAGTTGTATCGATATTTGGTTAACCTTCAG cGGAATAAAAGGCATAACCGGACAAAGAACTCAAGaaagaaaacgttttatttattattgtttatattcATGGGGTTTACCATTGATTATGACGTCAATTGTCGTAGTGATGACAATGGAGCATTTGAAAGATAGCATTTTCTTCACCGCAATCGGAGACGGTCAATGTTGGTTTAAAA ATGGACTCTCAACCGGAATTTACTTTTACTTTCCCATAGCCATTCTTTTAATAACCAACATAGTATTATTTGCGATAAccgctttaaaaattcgcaacGTACAACGCgatacaaaagttttaaatgCCAAAGACAGTTCGAAACACGAAAAGGACAAACAAAG GATTGACGAATACAATAGCGAACCCTGCTATTTAATTGAACCAGTAAAGAACCGTGGCATGCAAGTGTACGATTTTTTGGACGTGGACAATAGCTGTTTAGG atttaacttatacataaaacttttGTTTGCAATGGGTGTAAATTGGTCAATGGAAGTTATTTCATGGTTAGTTCAATGGCAATCAAACAATGTTCCAACTTACATTTGGTACATAACCGATTTTTGCAATGCAATGTATGGAGTACTGATCTTTTTCATCTTTGTTTTCAAGAAGAATATATGGATAATGTTAAAGAAACG atacTTACAAATTATGGGAAGATCAACTCGAGCACACAGCATGGGTACCTCTACACATCGAACTACT CTCTTTACAGCAATTAGTCTACAATCAATTCCAGGTGCAggattattaacaaaaatgcaCTCAACGCCCAACGATAACCGTAACGAACTGCGTCCTCCGAAGATACATTAA